One part of the Xylanimonas allomyrinae genome encodes these proteins:
- a CDS encoding BMP family ABC transporter substrate-binding protein: MSADRASAPSGAPAAAGRRRAATRRADAKVRVSRAGRRSAATVALAAAVASGLATGLVSGCSPHAAADVARVAASHPSGAAPAPSAAPDRPAPGPSPRPLGAGFLGDTPTPAPESTVSPEPGSWDGVVPAAGYRMVLVTEGDDPATTTLAAAVTRYAAAHEVALTTLTAHGDDEVAARLEHAAADAPDLIVGAGDGVVDVFALLTAQHLDQQFLVLGAQLGEPTDNVTAVVWPGATFRGTGLATDGDRDPATVTAARGAEAIGAGVASVLHGVTGIVLDLR, from the coding sequence ATGAGCGCGGACCGGGCCTCCGCGCCGAGCGGCGCCCCGGCTGCCGCCGGGCGACGGCGCGCCGCCACCCGCCGGGCCGACGCGAAGGTGCGGGTCTCGCGCGCCGGGCGCCGCAGCGCGGCCACGGTGGCGCTGGCCGCCGCTGTGGCGTCGGGCCTGGCAACGGGCCTGGTATCCGGCTGCTCCCCGCACGCGGCCGCTGACGTGGCCCGGGTTGCGGCTTCGCACCCGTCCGGGGCGGCGCCCGCGCCGTCGGCGGCGCCCGACCGGCCCGCCCCGGGGCCGTCGCCGCGCCCCCTCGGCGCGGGGTTCCTGGGCGACACGCCCACGCCCGCGCCCGAGTCGACGGTCTCGCCCGAGCCGGGCTCGTGGGACGGCGTCGTGCCCGCGGCCGGCTACCGCATGGTGCTGGTCACCGAGGGCGACGACCCGGCCACCACGACGCTCGCGGCCGCCGTGACGCGGTACGCCGCGGCGCACGAGGTCGCGCTGACGACGCTGACCGCGCACGGCGACGACGAGGTGGCCGCCCGCCTCGAGCACGCCGCCGCGGACGCCCCCGACCTGATCGTCGGGGCGGGTGACGGCGTCGTGGACGTCTTCGCGCTGCTGACCGCCCAGCACCTGGACCAGCAGTTCCTCGTCCTGGGCGCCCAGCTCGGCGAACCCACCGACAACGTCACGGCCGTCGTGTGGCCCGGCGCGACGTTCCGCGGCACGGGTCTGGCGACCGACGGCGACCGCGACCCCGCCACGGTGACGGCCGCGCGCGGTGCCGAGGCGATCGGGGCCGGCGTGGCGAGCGTGCTGCACGGCGTCACGGGCATCGTGCTCGACCTGCGCTGA
- a CDS encoding MBL fold metallo-hydrolase, which yields MDVHLVVAPVFATNCTVVVQDGDCVVVDAGAGVAATVERLVREHGWTVRAVLATHGHVDHTWDAAALCDAFGVPLRIHEADTYRLADPFGTLGLTGPGVSGALVQALTAQGLHADDYRAPSAVVPFGAEADDDGTLVAGAVRLRVLPAPGHTEGATLYVAGDVVLAGDVLFAGGVGRTDLPGGDPAAMRATLRDVVGRLDPGLRVVPGHGPTTTVAHELATNPYLGG from the coding sequence ATGGACGTCCACCTCGTCGTCGCGCCCGTGTTCGCCACCAACTGCACCGTCGTCGTGCAGGACGGCGACTGCGTCGTCGTCGACGCGGGCGCCGGAGTGGCCGCGACCGTCGAGCGGCTCGTGCGCGAGCACGGGTGGACGGTGCGGGCCGTGCTCGCCACCCACGGACACGTCGACCACACGTGGGACGCGGCCGCGCTGTGCGACGCCTTCGGCGTGCCGCTGCGCATCCACGAGGCCGACACCTACCGCCTCGCCGACCCGTTCGGCACGCTCGGGCTCACCGGGCCGGGCGTGAGCGGCGCGCTCGTCCAGGCGCTGACCGCCCAGGGCCTGCACGCCGACGACTACCGGGCGCCGTCCGCCGTCGTGCCCTTCGGCGCCGAGGCCGACGACGACGGCACGCTCGTCGCCGGTGCCGTGCGCCTGCGCGTGCTGCCCGCCCCGGGCCACACCGAGGGCGCAACCCTCTACGTGGCCGGCGACGTCGTGCTCGCGGGCGACGTGCTCTTCGCGGGCGGCGTCGGGCGCACCGACCTGCCCGGCGGCGACCCGGCCGCGATGCGCGCCACGCTGCGCGACGTCGTCGGGCGCCTGGACCCCGGGCTTCGCGTCGTGCCCGGGCACGGCCCGACGACGACGGTCGCCCACGAGCTGGCGAC